In a single window of the Nicotiana tomentosiformis chromosome 8, ASM39032v3, whole genome shotgun sequence genome:
- the LOC138897275 gene encoding uncharacterized protein, translated as MYQAVDKVKIIKEWLETTESPHKFYSDMRRRDLEFKEDNWVFLKVSSMKGIMRFGKKGKLNTRYIGPYKIIKRIGQVAYRFELPPKMSLFHLVFHVSMLKKVVGDPSLIVLVEAIEVNE; from the coding sequence ATGTATCAGGCTGTGGATAAGGTCAAGATCATTAAGGAATGGTTGGAAACTACTGAGAGTCCCCATAAGTTCTATTCAGACATGcgtcgtagggatttagagttcaaagaggataattgggtattcttgaaggtttcctccatgaagggtataatgcggtttggaaagaaagggaaattgaacACCAGGTATAtcgggccgtacaaaatcattaagaggattggtcaggtggcttatAGGTTTGAGTTACCTCCAAAGATGTCCTTATTtcacctggtgtttcatgtgtctatgttgaagaaggtggttggagacccGTCGCTCATTGTTCTTGTAGaggctattgaggttaatgaataA